TTTCCTCCACATCTGTAAGGGAGTATAGGGTGAAGCATTTTGCGAGGGGGGTACACGACGGCCTTGATAAGTCCGTAATAATTTTCAATCGTTTCAAAGTCGTTATAAATGATTTGAGGGTGACCGATCGGATAGCTTTTCCTCGCTTGACAGTAGGGGTATAAGCTGGTAAAATCGACATAGCTTATTTTCTCCCCTTCACGCGTCTTGTGATATAGTTTGTAAGCGTTAGTTCTCCCTCCAAAAAGTGATTCTCTAGGCTTCAGTCTCTCTGGAGCAGAATAAGTACTCATAAACTCCATCACCGTGGGGTCGGTACGCTTCATTTTATGCCATTCGCACTCCCAAAGAGTCTCTATTTTCAAGCCATAGGCGTTTTGCAGAATTTCAACCTTATCGTCAAACATTCTTCTGAGAACGCCGAAAGGTACGCCTGACAAGGGGTGGGTTTTATGGGGATCGAAGCAGCATTCGTGGCCATGGTGTACACACCCATTGTATTCCAACCCGTACCTTACCCCGTCCTGCTCGTAGTAGCCGTCTAAAAAGTAACGACCGATCTGCACTTCCCCGTGATTTAGAGCGTGATGAAGGTCTATGTTTTGCGTCTTTTTCACATACTCGAGCCATTCGATCGACGCATTAGAGTAAGTCTTGTGCTGCTGGACGTACATGTTATTATGCGTCAGAGCCAGAGTGTCTCTGTCGAGATAATGCGTTTTGAAGACCCCCATACAACAGCTCGCGAGAGTGGTAAAGTTGAACGGATCGAGTTCGGTACAGTCTATGAACGCTTCTCGGTATTTCATGCACGCTTCGCGTAATAAGACGACATCGTTTACGCCGTACGCGTACAGTTCCTTCCTGAAACTGAAGAATTTACCAGAGACCGTGCTGTACCACGCATCGAATTTTGCCTGGTCTTTATCCGACATGTTTTCATACCCGTAAAATTTTTTGTCGGGGTAAGGACCCACATAATTCTCATTTTCCGGTCTATTGAAAATATGGGGAAAGTAACCTTTTTCCGTCGTGGTCAGGTTTAAAGCCGCGGGCGTCTTAGACAGAGCCATCGGGATGAAGCTGTAACTATCTATGTATCGCTGAGCAAAAGCGTCGTCGTAcatgaaaattaatttacacCCTTGCATGATGATGTCGAGAGTAATACCTGCTTTGCAAAAATACTCGAGAATTAGAAAAGAATCGAATCTGGAAGCGTAATGGGCTATGAAACAGTAGCCTTTGTATCGGTGGTGTCTGAACCGGTCGATCAACTGTTCCACACATTTGGAGCCTTCGGCGACAAATTGTTCGCCGTCAAAAGTGATCGCACAAACAAAATTAGCGACGTGTCGACCGTTTTCATAACGagtttcaaaatcataaaaaatataatttttgctgGGTTCCTTGGGCGGTTGGGGCTGAATGTAACAGAAATGTACCCCTGTGTTATGCAGGTCTTCCCCGCAATCGCTGCATCGGTGGGGCGAGCATTTGTGTTGATCGATGGGGCCTTTAATTTCGTAACGTCTGTTACATAGTTTGCAATATTTTATAGCGTCACAAGGGGGTTTCTCTTTGCCGGGCGGAGTCTTCTTGTGCATGGTGTAACAGTAACTCGAATTGCAATAGCGACGACAATTGGAACAGTGAACGATTCTTTTAGGGTATTTGAAACAATCTCGGTCGAAACAGACGTTGCACACATGCTTGCAATGGTGATCTCGGATTTTTGAGTAACCTTTATAGCAGAAACGGCACACGTAGCTAGCCCCTATGAACGCCGTCAGATTCAGAATCATGTAGTAATGTTCGTCGTGTAAATAAAGAAACACGGTTTTAGGATGAAATTCGCcatgatttttgaatgtttctaACGTGCCTGTACTAGTCCTGTAAAAAACAACGATTTTGATGTCTAGTAGTTCTTCAAACGTCACTATATCATGAAGTCCGATCTTGTCTTGGATCGAAAAACCTGCGTCGTTGTGGATGACCGTTGCCCGACTTTCTAATTCACTCTCGGGTAATTGCGGCTCGAGAAAACGTGTGAGACAGATAGAGAGACATAAATTATTAGCTGAATTCAGGGGTACAAATAAACtcgtcttttttcttttaagcacCTGCTGTAATGGCACGTCTGTGAGTTTACGTCGTTGTCCCCTTCCTCCTTGTCTGTTCATGGCCACATCGACTTTGATCTCGACAGAGTCGTCGGACAATAACTGATCGTCGCTCTGTAAAATTTTCTCAATTTGTTCGGTGAAAAGATTAACGTTGTAATTATTACCGGGTGTTAAAACGGTATTAACGGTCGACTTCAGGCTCTCGCTGTTCATCGTTAAATTAATAACGTTAGAGTCACCGCCTATACGTCTGGCAAAAGCCGCTATTTCCTCAATTTTTTCGTGTAACAAAATGTGATACGAGGCTAAATCTGTAGACCTTATTTCGCGCATATTCATAGTCCTTCGCAATTCCACACTGTTAAATCGGGGTCTAGGTATAACACGATATCCATTTACAACCCCTCCGTGTCGTATCAGAGCGTCAATGTCCAATCGACTCGGTTCTGTCGCGTCTAAAGAAAGTGGTTCACGGTTATCAGACGTAGCGTCAGTCGATGGCTGTGCGGCGCGGGAAGTTGACGGGCGCGCCGTCTCGTTATTACCTGTGGGGGGTGCTGATGGACGCATAGTGCTATCGTCAGGATCAACAGTACCGTCAGAAGAGGCTAACGCCCCTCCGCTCTGTATGCTGTTTTCCCGTAACTGTCGGTCGCTTCTAATTATAGAGTTCTGCAAAAGAATGCACAAATCAACGTTTAGACTTTGTTCTATTTCCATTTCTAATCGTTGCAAATCGTAACTATTTTGGACCTGATCATGATTAACAGCTAATTCTGTAGAATTTGGATAGCTATCTAACAGTCGTTGTAATATGTCGCACAAGTTAGGGGGTGTCTCTGAGTGCATTTCGATAGCATTCTGTAACAGGTCTGAAAGAGATTGATCTGTATGACAGCtatgtacattttcagcatccattgtgatatatatatatatatatatatatatatatatattcttttatttataattatatatatatatatgcagacaACAGTGTAATATTGACAAAAGATAGCAACCTTATATAAGTCTCATATAACTACGTCTTATACAAAAAGAACTACAAATCAAAATGGCCACCTTTACAATTTGACTACAAACAAAATGACGACATTGCGTGAAAGAACTTCAAATCAAAATGGCCGCCTTTACAAATTTGACTACAAACAAAATGGTGACATCGCGTGAAAGAACTACAAATCAAAATGACTGCCTTTACAATTTGACTACAAACAAAATGGTGACATCGCGTGAAAGAACTACAAATCAAATGGCCGCCTTTACAATTTGACTACAAACAAAATGGCGACATCGCGTGAAAGAACTACAAATCAAAATGGCCGCATTTATAATTTGACTACAAACAAAATGGTGACATCGCGTGAAAGAACTACAAATCAAAATGGCCGCCTTTACAATTTGACTACAAACAAAATGGCAGCATCGCGTGAAAGAACTTTAAATCAAAATGGCCGCCTTTACAATTTGACTACAAACAAAGATGGCACCGACTACAAACAAAAATGGTTACAGGATGTTCAAAGTTAGAAAATGATATCGAACACAATAAGAGGTACAAAATATATCGAATTctatgaaaaaatacaaaatggcaccggcaacaaacaaatattgaaaATGGTTACAGAGTGTTGAAAGACGTCAATAAGCCAtcgataaaacagaaatatagatCGATTACAGAAAATGATTACAGAAAATGATATCGAAAATAATAAGAGGTACAAAATATATCGAATTctatgaaaaatacaaaatggcacaagcaacaaacaaatattgaaaATGGTTACAGTGTTGAAAGACACCGATAAGTcaatgataaaacagaaatatagacttacagaaaatgattacagaaaatgattacagaaaatgattacagaaaataataagAGGTACAAAATATATCGAATTctatgaaaaaatacaaaatgccaccagcaacaaacaaatattgaaaATGGGTACAGAGCGTACTCTATCGATGTTGAAGACTGCTATTGATAGAGCAAAGCAAATTAACAATCAGCGTTCTCTCTCTCAACTGTAATTGCAGAGCATTGTGACCACTTGCAAAATTCTCAAGTACATGCGCTTGCAGACCATGGAGTCGTGCCTCCGATACCTGATTCTGCTGATATAAAACCTCTTTTATCTCTCGAATTTCGTTATCCTGTCTGTTCAATCGAATATGAATTTCATTAAAGTAAGCGGACAGCGTTGTACATATCGCAGCATGCtgttcattaattttattataaattgcaGCATGCTGCTCGTTGAGCTTATTGTAAATTTCTTCACGTTGCGAATCGAGTCTATCGATAACGGTACGTATCAGATACCTATTCGCACTCTGATCGCCAGTCTGTTGTTCTTCTTCCTCACCATGTTGGAACGCGAACGGCGTTTGACGACCTCTTTCTCTCGTTCTATTTTCTCCGTCGCCGCTCCAAGAAGACCTCTCCCACTCCTGCAGCTGGGTCTCGGTCCAGTTAGCTACGTCGTCCGTCCTGCGGGTATGTCTGTCTGCAAATTGAGGAAATATGTTTAtggctaatatatatatatatatatatatatatatatatcaaataatatACTAGATTCTCACcttgaattatttcattttctcCGTCGATGTCAGATATGTCTGCTTCTGACCCTGTATCTGCAAGAAtagataataaaattaaaaacattgctgacgctttaaatatttttacttattccataaatgtatttttcttttattaaatagCGTTTGAGAGTCTCACCTGGAATTATTTCATTTTCGACGTCTCCGTCGTTGTCAGATATGTCTGCTTCTGACCCTGTATCTGCAAGAAtagataataaaattaaaaacattgctgacgctttaaatatttttagttattccGTAAacgtatttttcttttattaaatagTATCTGAGATTCTCACCTGGCGCTAATTCATTCGTAGGTTCCGTAGTTCTATCTGTACAgaacaaatcataaaaatactgaaatattaacaataataaagcgAGAATTATTAATCAGATTATTACTAggtaaaaatataaacacacacccACAATTACAATGACAAGACTGTGGCACAGCTtccatttaaagaaaaaataaataaaaaatgaaaaagcactACCTAATTTTAACCACTAGATGTAGACAAATcttctatttaaataaatatgtaaatgtaaataatacatCAATATCAAGAGTATTTAAAAGCGTATTTATAATTACCTTAATTATCACCATAGGCATCTTTAAGATGTGCACATCAAAACGAGCTAGCAGTTCACATGAGCCCCacatgatttataataataataaaaatacaatggtCTCTCACCTTTATGCAAATCTTCTCTCAGATTTGGAATGATACAGGCAACGttccttttcttcttcttcaaagGACTCCGTGCGTTGTCAGAAAAACTTGGGCCTGGCTTTTCGAAACAAGCGCTGCATTCATCAGTCAGATCGATTATCTCtataagaagaaaaataaataatatcatatAGTTATATAGTTATCAAAAGACCATCAGACTCTAGGTTAAACAGATCCTCGACAGGTCGCTGGTGCTTTAACAATGCCGACAAAGTTAAAATTCataaagattaatattttaCCGTTTTGTGCCTCATGCTCACTCATCAGCTGTGCTGTCACTAAAAATAAACCAGAAATCAtcttcaattaaatatttaaaattgttcaactatatcaaaatatcataaaagaCTTAAGAgacttcatttaaatatttaaaattgttcaactatatcaaaatatcaaaatattataaaagacTTAAGAGACTTACATAGATCGATCTGACTAAAAACACTTTGTTCCCCATTTGATTCTCCTATAATaggaaaactattaaaatagtataaatcGATAAAGCATTAGCTATATAATTCAAACAGAGTGACATCGAATTTcaaggaaaataaatagaacttcttaCCATGGTTGCTCATTTTTCCAGAAAAAAGTCACAAACCTAAGCCTCAAAATCTGAAGAGCTCCAAAAGTTAGGTCAGTCTTGTGTAACTGCAGCACCTAAATACGTTTTATGCTATTTAAAGGCCCCTACTATCATTTTTATTGGTCTCTAGAGAGAGCATctgttaaattgattaaaatacacGTTATTTGTAtaacttttgaaatatttaaaccacAAATGTCATAGATGATAATTTTAACACGAAACAAAAAGATATATCTCGTTATAATATGTTACTACCGTGTTTTaatatctgaaaataaataaaaactggttTAAGAATGATATTTGCTCcagaaactttattttaaaagtgtgacCACATGGGGTCGCTCGTACTCCATAATAAACCCCCATGTCCACATCAGACGTATTTCGTCATTCGCAAATTGCAGCAGTTAAATATtcaagtaaaattatttttaaaaacgaaCACGTTCACAAAATACGTAGAACTATTAAGGGCCCTAATAAAAAGCTgtgatattaatttaaatacgcGAAACGTAATATAGTTATCAGTGTTAAGGCGTAGGGCGCATAGagataaaatttaaataaattaaataatattatgtagaaattaaataattaaacgttcatagtttaaatattttattagtaatttaaataacaacGAAAACTCCTCAAAATATCTCTTCCACCATGTATCTGTAAAATAATAGAGATCGTGAGAAACGCATGCTGTTTAGACCGTAAAAATACGCTTCCATATGTGAAAACACCTTACATAATCGGCTTCTGAAATTCTATAAGGTTAAAGAGGATAGCAGCGTGTAAAGCAccattaaattgataaattgTGACTGTTTGTTTCCTGTGTAAGCTTACCTCTAAATTGTTCGTGACCATggctaattttaaatatttatttttctcggCTCGAACTGAAACAGACGCCTAGAACTGTTTTTTAAACAAGCTTCTTAAAACAAACGCGTAAATTACGCTGTCCACGGTTGAATCTGTCTAAACATCCGATGGGTCTCTGGATCGAATTTCTGAAAGGGAATTCAACTTTGCATGTTTCATCACGCAGTGAGCGGCGGGGCACAATTTTGAAGAGgatgaataaaataagaaacattaaaaaactataGTGActgatgtaaaataatttaaaatataagaacTTCAGACGTATTAGGGAAGCATTAAAGTATacaaatctctctctcacacacacacacacacacacacacacacacacacacacgagagaAAACTCACTCCCatagcgagagagagagaaagagagctaAAGTTTAAACTAAACACAATTTTGTAATCAGTTCGTTTGAGACCGACTGGGATACCGTGAAGACGCGTATTCTCTGCTTCCCCTGAAGAATGTAAgaccatttatattttttaaccattttattCGTTAaggcaaacattttttttattattatttttttatccgtCATCGAtagcctattttatttaaattctttttatacAACCAACAGAATATATGCGTGTCTTAAAACTGTTCtgttaaaaatggtttatttattctgatttTTGTCCTTAAAACCATTATCTTTTTCACACATCtcccatagagagagagagagagagagagagagtgaggggATGGtgagagagggggagagagagcCTCGGATCCTGACACGGGTGCCCCACACGGGAGGGGCTCTCGCTCGCCACACAGATGTTTCCATGAGAAAGATTCAAAACGGGGCATAATATCTTCAAAACAATACTTGACagctcatttatgtttttttccacCACCGGATAACATAGCTCTTCCCGGATGACGCCGGAGTTTCTCGCTTGACCGATTTCCGCATCCGAAACTTGTTATGAGATCAAAGGGGCACAtatggatattattattattattaataataatattatgaggTCACGAAAGGTCAaagcaattaatcattttgtcATTTGCTGGCGGCTACTTACTACTACCCagcatgatttttcttttcttttaatggtcaccattgttgaggttcacaagctgattcttgatgtctgtgtgagtccagTTACTGCCATAGattgaaactttttgtggacaaactgtttagaaactcCTTTGTTAACTGCCTGTCACAtaaacacttttactataagCAATGCAACACTCACTtaaccagagattagacacacaacaAGTCTGTTCTCACTttcaatgagatcagttcacttacagatgattgtcattacaAACATATGACAACCAACTACCGATCATTTCCTCTGGGTTTTGagctgtaacaaatatgttcgaggaacacatggttacaacaaccaAAGAAAAAAACCCTCCATCTAatacagaagtcaagggtcaagagcccaactaaagcagacactgatctctaacatggttacttcaattgaaacaataaatcaacatctaaaccttagttaattctcaataagatgttctgtagatgtctgactgaaataagttcagagcactattgttagttttaaaaacttaaatgttttaaggcaatcggtttactcaaacggtttgttaccctaacttgttgggttttacagcgatgaactgttgcctactaacaatacactgtaaaaaattgtgccGTTAAATAACAGTAATGTACTGGCAGCAGAGTTGCCAGTAATGTACTGTTAATTTACAGCCCTTAATTTTTACAGCATGTTACTGTTATTCTACCATGGAAATTAACTCTGCTCCAATTGGTTCAAACAGTTcgagtttaaaatattgctaTTCATATGGCGTTAGTATTGTGAACTTATATCACTTGAGTCCACTGAGAATAAATATTTCTCAGTATAAAACTACAAACAccttaaataactaaaaacatgtctttaactcaaatcgttgcagcTCATCATCCGCTataatacacatgcatgtgttgaAGCACTTAAAACGATCATCGCTGCTTAAACAACATattgactttaaaaaaacaaagcagcagaacatcagtgtttgtggctcatcattgactgaagcacaggctctactctccagcacaatggtgacccacaaaacaacattaaactaacagatctctcttatacaaaaacacattaatacagttcaaattaatatttactctccttatcagTTCATGACTTTGCATGACTGTTTTCTGTGGACCTTcactaatatttcagtaaaaataactttttttcgtTTGGTTAATCTGActgttacattttacagtaaattgctGTTTTTTCCTTGAAATAACGGTAATCTACTGGCAGCACGGTTGCCAGTAAGTAACTGTTTTTCTACAGTTTGTTGccgtaaattaattacagtttattgctgttaaattacatttcatgctgttttttttcccttcttacatctttaaccctttaaaccccacaacaaaatcctcagttttaaatgaacacttataatgtgtgcacactacagagtgttagaGTAACACTGAATCAGTGctgaagttaatgagataattcagtgattaattaagtgatgattgtgcattagtgatgaacagatgctgttaacaagcagaatcactgaatgaaagagaaacacaagaactacaactgacttcagccacacccttagatgaaatcaactgaaataaagacattaaacctctcaagatctgattaaacagctccTAAATCAGCATTACTTCACaaattactaaccagactgatgATATTTCTGTCAGACGTTCACAGAAATGCAagttgttgttggtttttttaaCTACCATGATGGAGATCATTGTtagctttagttgggctcttgaaccTTGACTTGTTAACATCAGCTTGTCTTTGGCTGTTGTAAACATGTGTTTTAAAGCACAGTTGTTATGGCAAAAAGAGCCAAAGCAAAATTTGTAATATTGTTAGTTGTGTTTTGTTAACGACCGAACCATCATCaagcattatatttttttttctccagtgtcTCTTCTGTTGTCAAAGTGATGATGTAATAACAGCCTACTCAATCTTTTGCTCTAGCTTACGTACGATTGTTAAAAACATTactgacaattaaaaaaaaaaaagctctagAGTGCTATGAAACACACAcctcaagaatcagcgtatgaatctcaacagtggtgactatcaaccaaaataaataaacagatcaactctgaacatcataAAACATGCTAATATAACtcaacacaaaaaacaaaagcaattataaaatcaaatataaagaATTAGAAAAAATAAGAGGACAATTCAgtggcataatttattcatgttgcaatgcatgctgggagtcattggtgagttttgtactgtgctggtacccagcatgcattgcagcatgaagattttgactcaccattgttgagattcatatgctgattcttgatgtctgtaagGGTCTTAATTATGCCATAGTACTGAAGGCTTTGTGCACAAGATGTTTTACAAATTTTCGTAGTCGACTGTTTTGTCGTATCATAGCACATATCAGAACAtgaaactaataataaaaaagccaCAACACTTCATTAAAGACGGAATAAGGTCAGAGAAGCGGGCAGCTTCATGATGattacaacacaaacacatttacttactttttttttgggggggggggttgttGTTATAACATATGCTTCTTACTAACACAATtataacaaccaaaaaaaaaaatctaacattaaaaagtcaagcgtcaagagcccaactaaagcaaacgctgATCGCCATAATGGTGAGGtcacacaaaacattttcaataaagtATCTAAATGTCTATTAATTCTCAAGTAATTTTATAGATATGtggcagaaataaagtcaaactgtaatgctgtttgtggagttgtttaatcatcctctgctgttgtatttcagttgatttcatctaaggctgtggctgaagtcagttgtagtttcatttttctcttttctccagtgattctgcttgttcacagcagctgttcatcattggcTGAATTCACTCATTAGTGTTCATTCTCTCTGTCAGGTGGACTATATTAGTAAACtcatgtagggaatagtgaatgagggtgtagggtgTGATTTGAAACACAGCCTCTGAGTGTCGACTCTGAGCGCTGTTACTTAACAGGACTGCAGAAGGatactttctcaaaaacaacaaatattacccagaattcattatttttttaacggAATTTTACTGTTGTAATGAAAAAACAGGATGTTACTGTCAGAATATGGccgtttttttacagcaatttttttacagtgtagagttaatgttactaaatttttataagtaattagttatgtaatttaatgaaaaatattaggtagacattacttaatttcttttagtttgtcatagctgtaaaattgaggtactctttactcaatatataggatagaatctactcaaaaaaattaagtgcaaattgttacctcaattttattgagtaaatacagtggattactcaattttattgagtaaatacagtggattactcaattttattgagtaaatatagtgaatcattttttgcagtgcagctgaccttcaaagaccgctcgatcttgcaggtgtGCACTACACGACATCAGAAAGATGTCTtcctgacagagcatgctgcacaacttcttgtccaggcccttgtcatttctaggctggactactgcaatgctcttctggctggaattccatcaaacacaatcaaacctctacGCTTACTACATCAGCAAGTACACAGTTACtacctttaaataaaacagcataacACCAGTATTTGTCTGTCCG
The genomic region above belongs to Onychostoma macrolepis isolate SWU-2019 chromosome 01, ASM1243209v1, whole genome shotgun sequence and contains:
- the LOC131547698 gene encoding uncharacterized protein LOC131547698 isoform X2; translated protein: MSEHEAQNEIIDLTDECSACFEKPGPSFSDNARSPLKKKKRNVACIIPNLREDLHKDRTTEPTNELAPDTGSEADISDNDGDVENEIIPDTGSEADISDIDGENEIIQDRHTRRTDDVANWTETQLQEWERSSWSGDGENRTRERGRQTPFAFQHGEEEEQQTGDQSANRYLIRTVIDRLDSQREEIYNKLNEQHAAIYNKINEQHAAICTTLSAYFNEIHIRLNRQDNEIREIKEVLYQQNQVSEARLHGLQAHVLENFASGHNALQLQLRERTLIVNLLCSINSSLQHR
- the LOC131547698 gene encoding uncharacterized protein LOC131547698 isoform X3 is translated as MISGLFLVTAQLMSEHEAQNEIIDLTDECSACFEKPGPSFSDNARSPLKKKKRNVACIIPNLREDLHKDTGSEADISDNDGDVENEIIPDTGSEADISDIDGENEIIQDRHTRRTDDVANWTETQLQEWERSSWSGDGENRTRERGRQTPFAFQHGEEEEQQTGDQSANRYLIRTVIDRLDSQREEIYNKLNEQHAAIYNKINEQHAAICTTLSAYFNEIHIRLNRQDNEIREIKEVLYQQNQVSEARLHGLQAHVLENFASGHNALQLQLRERTLIVNLLCSINSSLQHR
- the LOC131547698 gene encoding uncharacterized protein LOC131547698 isoform X1, whose translation is MISGLFLVTAQLMSEHEAQNEIIDLTDECSACFEKPGPSFSDNARSPLKKKKRNVACIIPNLREDLHKDRTTEPTNELAPDTGSEADISDNDGDVENEIIPDTGSEADISDIDGENEIIQDRHTRRTDDVANWTETQLQEWERSSWSGDGENRTRERGRQTPFAFQHGEEEEQQTGDQSANRYLIRTVIDRLDSQREEIYNKLNEQHAAIYNKINEQHAAICTTLSAYFNEIHIRLNRQDNEIREIKEVLYQQNQVSEARLHGLQAHVLENFASGHNALQLQLRERTLIVNLLCSINSSLQHR
- the LOC131547698 gene encoding uncharacterized protein LOC131547698 isoform X4, producing the protein MISGLFLVTAQLMSEHEAQNEIIDLTDECSACFEKPGPSFSDNARSPLKKKKRNVACIIPNLREDLHKDRTTEPTNELAPDTGSEADISDNDGDVENEIIPDTGSEADISDIDGENEIIQDIPAGRTT